Proteins from a single region of Haloterrigena alkaliphila:
- a CDS encoding AMP-binding protein produces the protein MVTTEHDEFPEGVPPEPAFPLGQRPLHEYVAHYAREAPDRVAIDYYGAELTYGDLERAIESFATWLDERGYGHGDTLLLALQNCPQYVIAYYGAQRLRMRVSPCSPMAKEHRLSYQLEDGDARIAVAHDTHAGLLESVREETPLEEVVYARFDTYLPDEPVPAIHPDMEAALETERRAETETERYLDTILAETAADPPDVEVAMDDICLLQYTSGTTGLPKGCKHSYANVLFAASTSSTLIEQDAETRHLAVMPVFHVAGKLNAVDSPMIQGSTTILLTRYEAEAYLEALEAHDPTNGWITTPMVREVLPLLEEGDREVDSLESMPVTSFGQALTEELCERWEAATGAEMSEASYGLTETHTRDTFTDELGIVEEGFVGKPVYETDIVIRDWESHEEVPRGETGEISVKTPSLFEGYLNKPEETEEAMYDGYVLTGDIGRMTEDGCLYFLGRRKYMIKSSGFSIAPAEVETVLKSHPGIANAAVGGRDHDRKGEEVVAAVTLADESLTPDDVLEWAEDQLAAYKRPRAVVVLEELPVTDLGKLDRERLGEVVASE, from the coding sequence ATGGTTACCACCGAGCACGACGAGTTCCCGGAGGGAGTTCCGCCGGAGCCCGCGTTCCCGCTGGGGCAACGGCCGCTCCACGAGTACGTCGCCCACTACGCCCGCGAGGCGCCGGATCGGGTCGCGATCGACTACTACGGGGCCGAACTCACCTACGGCGACCTCGAGCGCGCGATCGAGTCGTTCGCGACCTGGCTCGACGAGCGGGGATACGGCCACGGAGACACCCTCCTGCTCGCTCTCCAGAACTGCCCGCAGTACGTGATCGCTTACTACGGCGCCCAGCGGCTGAGAATGCGGGTGAGTCCGTGCAGTCCGATGGCGAAGGAACACCGTCTGTCGTACCAGCTCGAGGACGGCGACGCGCGAATCGCCGTCGCGCACGACACCCACGCCGGCCTGCTCGAGAGCGTCCGCGAGGAGACGCCCCTCGAGGAGGTCGTCTACGCCCGATTCGACACCTATCTGCCCGACGAACCGGTGCCCGCGATCCATCCCGACATGGAGGCCGCCCTCGAGACGGAGCGCCGGGCCGAGACGGAGACGGAGCGCTACCTCGACACGATTCTCGCCGAGACGGCCGCGGATCCGCCGGACGTCGAGGTCGCGATGGACGATATCTGCCTGCTGCAGTACACCTCGGGAACCACGGGGCTGCCGAAGGGCTGCAAACACAGCTACGCGAACGTGCTGTTCGCCGCGTCGACCTCGTCGACGCTGATCGAGCAGGACGCGGAGACGCGCCACCTCGCGGTGATGCCGGTCTTCCACGTCGCCGGCAAGCTCAACGCCGTCGACTCGCCGATGATCCAGGGGAGCACGACGATCCTCCTGACGCGCTACGAGGCCGAGGCCTACCTCGAGGCGCTCGAGGCCCACGACCCCACCAACGGCTGGATCACCACCCCGATGGTCCGGGAGGTCCTCCCGCTGCTCGAGGAGGGCGACCGCGAGGTCGACTCGCTCGAGTCGATGCCGGTGACGAGTTTCGGGCAGGCGCTGACCGAGGAACTCTGCGAGCGCTGGGAGGCGGCGACCGGCGCGGAGATGTCCGAGGCGTCCTACGGGCTGACCGAGACCCACACTCGAGACACGTTCACCGACGAACTCGGGATCGTCGAGGAGGGGTTCGTCGGGAAACCGGTCTACGAGACCGACATCGTGATCAGAGACTGGGAGAGCCACGAGGAGGTACCCCGCGGCGAGACGGGCGAGATCAGCGTGAAAACCCCCTCGCTGTTCGAGGGCTACCTGAACAAACCCGAGGAGACGGAAGAAGCGATGTACGACGGCTACGTGCTCACGGGCGACATCGGGCGAATGACCGAGGACGGCTGCCTCTACTTCCTCGGCCGGCGCAAGTACATGATCAAGTCCAGCGGCTTCTCCATCGCTCCCGCGGAAGTCGAAACGGTGCTGAAGTCCCATCCCGGCATCGCGAACGCCGCCGTCGGCGGCCGCGACCACGACCGGAAGGGCGAGGAGGTCGTCGCCGCCGTCACCCTCGCAGACGAGTCGCTGACGCCGGACGACGTGCTCGAGTGGGCCGAAGACCAGCTCGCAGCCTACAAGCGGCCGCGGGCGGTCGTCGTGCTTGAGGAACTGCCCGTTACGGACCTCGGGAAACTCGATCGGGAGCGACTCGGCGAGGTCGTCGCGAGC
- a CDS encoding DUF7557 family protein has protein sequence MTHTIEISDDMKDRLDNHCEEGESYEEFLEELLTIYETEGAFLQEGYSE, from the coding sequence ATGACCCACACCATCGAGATCAGCGACGACATGAAGGATCGACTCGACAACCACTGCGAGGAGGGCGAATCCTACGAGGAGTTCCTCGAGGAACTGCTCACGATCTACGAGACGGAGGGCGCGTTTCTGCAGGAAGGCTACTCCGAGTGA